The genome window GAGACAGCATGATCGTGAAAAGGAaacttgaatttttttttttttcgtaagaaattatattccttAAACATTGGTTTTTAATACTATCAaatatctctttttcttttatttattcatttatttattttttttttttttaactgacTCGATTGTAACttagtttcaaatattcagAGACCTGTACAAGACTTtgctaaaaattaaatacgtgTTAACAGTTTCTTatatagaagaaataaaagaagaagaaactacgtacaacgaaatgaaaatgagaataatttaaaaatgtataatatacatcaATAGCCTAATATATACAACTAAAAAGATGGCCAATCATCTGTACCTGCTATTTCAGATTTCACGAAATTCAGTCGATTCATATTATGAGTCAACGTTAGCCTACGAttcaattaaacgaaataaggTTAACAGCGATGATTAACGGTAGAAGAGGAAAATTTCAATCTGAATCGATACGAACAAAGCTTTTTACCGATGATTCTTCTCGACACGGATTAATTAAACGTTGAACGATGTTTATTATTCGGTTTGTGAAAGAAGTCAACGATCCCggaataaatattatcgaCAACTGGTTAAAACAAAGATGAAAATagaatatcaattattacaaACGCGATGAAACAGACATCGAAACATCAAGGAAGTAATTTATCATGGAAATGCAATCAGTTTCAAGAGTTCGACGGTTTATATTATACTCCTGAATAACAGCTTCCCCTCAGCTAGCTGTGTACGATTTTCCCCAATCGATTCCCTGCTTCGTGTATTTAATCAGCGTACAACTTTTGTACTCGTCGATATATAACTACCCGATTAATACTTCTAATGGAACGCAACAATAAATAGAGCATGACACGATGCAGAAATGAAAACGTTACATTGCGAATTAATGCTATCCCGACCATTTGACTTGGAAAAtttcttgaatatttaatcgttacaaatatttcttctttgaagaTACTACACCCGGTACAGAGTTCTCTATAACACACGTTATAAGATAGCATTAATTTGTCAACATGTTTACATAGTACAGCGCCAGTTTGCTGCATATTGGAACGCTCGTTGCACACGAAGTAACATTATTCTCGTGGGGATTCTGCGAAATTTCACAAATACGTTCGTAAATCGAGGCATGCTACGTGACTTGGCACGAGCAACGTCGATTTTTCGCCAGCGTGATCGATTTTCTCGTTCCACCGTAGAACTTTCGCATGCatcaaaatagaaagatttaaGGTTCTCGCGCCCTCTGTTGCTCGCGTTTCTGTTGATACTCTTTGATGCAATTCTTATAAGGAACCGATGGGACCCAAGAGCATCCAGCTGGTCCTGGCATGCAAACGCCATAATCCCTTTGGCACTCTTCCGGACCAGGTTTGCTCTCCCATAGACATTCTTTGCCATCCGTGCCTTCTAGAGCGGCACCCTTGGTCCACCAAGGTGTGTAATAGATCTGCAATTCACGAAACGAACAGATTGTAATTGAAAGAAAACAgtggaattttttatcaatgaGGATTCGATATTATGGCCTATTGGTTAAAATTGATCGTAGCTGAGATGAGAATTCGATCACATGCAACTGTTTGTGTCGTCTTACACTATTGAACTAATCATTATTagcgaaattttacaagtcacGAGTTATAAGAGATGGGAAAGGAACTCTATAAGTATAATTTGCAATGTGTTAATTTACTAACGTTAATAGTTGGTAAATTACTGTAAAAAAGATCTCTAATGATTGATTTTACATCGTTAGTCGATTGatagaatttgaaatatttttcagtattAAAATTAggatttttgcatatttaggAAATTAATCGACAGAGAAACGTGTCATGAAAGCTTCatatttgtagaaataaaaatttctcacTTACGTTACACGGGCAACCGTAACGATACAAATGCCTGAAACCCTTTCGTTGTCTACTCGTCACAGAACGCCAGGCCATCTTTATACCACACAACGATATGTTCGCCTTTTCACCATCATAAGTTTTCCCGCTAACAACGTAAGTTTCCCCAACTTCAAGGTCCACTCCACATAAAACTTCCGACGATGCGgtccataaaatatttttctttaggACGGTGTACGATGTCTTGTTGTTCACctgtaattaaaaaacgatCAGGTCTAGATCACGATACAAAACTGATAAGTAAAAATAGTGCAACTGCCATACGAACCTTGaagattttattgattttcacGCTATAGGCGATTTCATGCTCGTTCACGTTCATCATCTTCTTCACTCTTACAAGAACGACTATTAtagaggagagaaaaggaagCATGTTTATAAAGTAACAGAAGAGATCGTATTTTTCCAGCAAATTTCATGCAAATTCTTACCGAAATCTGAATTGCAAAATAGTATTTGAGGGTGACTGCTCATGCAGCTACAGGCCGCGACCCTCTGCAATGGAGCCAGCGATAGCGCTATGAGCAGAATGTACATCCAAAACCTTAATTGCCACATCTGGAAACAGAAGAATCGAATCAATTACATGGTGAAAGTGAAAAGGAATTTCTGCATGTTTTATTGGtagcaataaaaaaagatgCATTAAATCTTATCAAGTATCGTTGGAATTAGATTAAATGTTTATCAGAGATAAGAGTGAAAGGTAGAAATAATACGATAAGAGGCAAGGTAATGAAACGATCTTGAATCGAAGACGCGTAACCATTGTAAGAAGATAATGAAACTTCTGAGAAATGCTTGTGCTCTCAGACAAGATCCATTTATCTCCGAAATCTGATTAAATGTATCCGAACGATCCGAGACAGTTGTCACCTGTCAGAtacggcgtaacgtataactctaTTCAACGAACGAGAAACTGACTGACTAAGTCATGAGAATACGTGTCTCGTTTTTGATGCAACAAACGAAGCATCGCGTCGCGGTGAATCATGACTGTTCCTAAACGACTAATCTGAATTTGCTATTGCCCCATCTAAATCTGGTATCTCGGCAGCCCACCTGCAAATCTCGTTAATGCAAATTTATTCAATCCTTGCAGAGCTGTAACCTGTGGTTAAATTGATGTGCGAATTCTGCGAAACTGACGATCAACAATTGTTAACACGAGGTCTTGAATAAGCTGCCACTGACCTCAAACGCGAAACTATCCGAGCAGAGAATAGTTgacaaaatttgtttaaatggACTTCTCCTGAGTCACGTATAGTGACTAAATCCTTTTGAATCAATGAAAATACGCGAAAGTAGTGTTACGAGTAGAAACATCAATCATGAGGGACAATGTTATAAATTCATTCATAACACCGAGTATAATGGGGAAGAATCACCTTTGGACCGACAATAAACGTTACGGAAGCGCTGCAATTCGGCCTAGTTTATCGACATCAGCTGGGCCAGGTCTAAACATAGACGTAAAATGGAAACCGAAGTCCAACACGGACCAGAAACGCCGTGAGCCGTTTCAAAGATCGTATTGACGATACGTTTCCTTGGACTGCGAGAATAGACCGGTGGACAGCTTAGAATCTAGGCATTCCTAACGGAACCGACTAGCTGCTGCAGAACTCTCTTCGGTAACTATACTGTGATTATGTGCATCGATAAATTCCAAATGAATTGTTGGTATTTACACACACACGTGTGAGCGCGCACAAATACactatattacttttataactaagttttaattaaataactaataCCTTATACTATAACGAAGAActtaaagaatattaatactTTACGCCAGAAACCTTGAActactttttcaatttctaataaaagttTCTAATCAGAAATAGatccaacgaacgaatttCTTATGTTGATGTAACAAATCAAAGGAGAAAATGGGGTGAGACATATACACCCTCTATATATGCGTTCCATGAGGACTATAGGGTAAATCACGGTAAAcaagagatattttttaaacgtagATATGATAACTATTAACAAAGCATGGAATTGGAATACGAATACGCACATAAATAATCATAGCAATTCAGATACTGAAAATAGTCGTGCGTAGTAAACAAGACAAGACAGCACTAGTAAACAAAGTAATTTTCTGATGCCATAAAGATTTCTTTCCGTAATGCTCATCCATTTGTTAGAGAACTCACATCTTTCACTGGTAATGTATACAAATTTTGATCAAGAAATTGTATTTACAAAACGAACGATAATGTACGAAAGCATGTAGTAGGCTCGGCCTATAAATAGTAAAATCGTGAAACATATTTGTTTCAGTAGGAGCAAAGAGGTTAAGACACGAACACGAAAACGATTTCGGTGAACTATATCGCCATCGAACTTCAACGGAATGTACTGAACGTGCACCGATCGTTAGCGTGCTCAGGCAGTCACGATATTCAACCCTGTATCGATACATCATGCTCTAAAATATACGTTTACGAAGCGTAACACACGGTGTTAGTTGAAAATGCAAAGTACGTTTATAGTAAATGATAGACAAATTCGTAGGAGTTCTCGTTGCAATCATCGTTTAACACGCCTCCCAATGGCACTCATGCATTGTCATTGAACTTTTCGTTTGATAAGCTTTCGTTACGCAAtggttttaaaaaatgtattggtTACTTGACAACGAGTTAGCCATTTCAGGCGGAATGAATGTTAATAGCAAAGGCAATTTGAGTGAATTGAATCACGTTACACTAACGTCAGGACGCTCATAGAGCCACTTGCTCAACTATGTTTTCTCCGGCTTgcaaatttgattttatttgcatttacAGTCTTATTTCTCGATTTTATCACTGCCGTCGAGAGAGTTGAGTATTATAGTGCCACTGACAAGAAACAATTTTACGTTTAACGATCGTAAAGCTCTGATTATTGTAATTACGTGCGGAATATAGGGTGTCCCAGAGTTATGAATTCGAACTTGAGTGGATAGCGGACAATTTGCAGTAGCCGTGACTGGAAACTTTCTACACAACGCAgatgaaaaattctatttgataTACTGTGGTTGagaataaacataaatttaacTCGCTAGGCTTCATTCTGGATAGCATTCTATAGATGCCTGAAAACTccttagaattcatatttttattttacatatttgtgtACACCATGTGCATTTGTGCATCtccaaatttcccataaatgcaaaCAAATTCGCAATCTGATGGTTACTTTCGAAAAGTGTAATAGCCAATACTTTATTACAACAGAATTTCCTT of Bombus fervidus isolate BK054 chromosome 1, iyBomFerv1, whole genome shotgun sequence contains these proteins:
- the Timp gene encoding tissue inhibitor of metalloproteases isoform X3, producing the protein MWQLRFWMYILLIALSLAPLQRVAACSCMSSHPQILFCNSDFVVLVRVKKMMNVNEHEIAYSVKINKIFKVNNKTSYTVLKKNILWTASSEVLCGVDLEVGETYVVSGKTYDGEKANISLCGIKMAWRSVTSRQRKGFRHLYRYGCPCNIYYTPWWTKGAALEGTDGKECLWESKPGPEECQRDYGVCMPGPAGCSWVPSVPYKNCIKEYQQKREQQRAREP
- the Timp gene encoding tissue inhibitor of metalloproteases isoform X1; this encodes MELGQSCFDGRLRSLYLAVAPFRHRHANFYFWKRSILEMWQLRFWMYILLIALSLAPLQRVAACSCMSSHPQILFCNSDFVVLVRVKKMMNVNEHEIAYSVKINKIFKVNNKTSYTVLKKNILWTASSEVLCGVDLEVGETYVVSGKTYDGEKANISLCGIKMAWRSVTSRQRKGFRHLYRYGCPCNIYYTPWWTKGAALEGTDGKECLWESKPGPEECQRDYGVCMPGPAGCSWVPSVPYKNCIKEYQQKREQQRAREP
- the Timp gene encoding tissue inhibitor of metalloproteases isoform X2 encodes the protein MQMWQLRFWMYILLIALSLAPLQRVAACSCMSSHPQILFCNSDFVVLVRVKKMMNVNEHEIAYSVKINKIFKVNNKTSYTVLKKNILWTASSEVLCGVDLEVGETYVVSGKTYDGEKANISLCGIKMAWRSVTSRQRKGFRHLYRYGCPCNIYYTPWWTKGAALEGTDGKECLWESKPGPEECQRDYGVCMPGPAGCSWVPSVPYKNCIKEYQQKREQQRAREP